A region from the Halogeometricum sp. S3BR5-2 genome encodes:
- a CDS encoding DUF7520 family protein, whose amino-acid sequence MEEIARTLSGKTVFGSVFAASIVIGAVFGLVLGTSTKIQHISVSDWITFHPTPTGMALYGATAAAVLVGAVLGIVLLLSRFDEDAI is encoded by the coding sequence ATGGAAGAGATTGCCCGAACGCTGAGCGGGAAGACCGTATTCGGTTCGGTTTTCGCGGCCAGTATCGTCATCGGCGCGGTGTTCGGCTTGGTTCTCGGAACGAGCACGAAGATACAGCATATCTCGGTTTCCGACTGGATCACGTTTCATCCGACCCCCACCGGAATGGCTCTCTACGGAGCGACGGCCGCTGCCGTCTTAGTCGGTGCGGTCTTGGGTATCGTACTCCTGCTCTCCCGTTTCGACGAAGATGCGATCTGA
- a CDS encoding heavy metal translocating P-type ATPase, which yields MTSPHREPDEPGDSQSHDHNHDHDHDHDHGPTEPTSESMDRGDVAQFSVPEMDCPSCAGKVENSVRKLDGINGVDPAVTTGTLTVSYDPEQTTPASISGRIEKAGYRVEDDGEITAKFTVPEMDCPSCAGKIENALERVDGVSTYATQPTTGKVTITYDESATSESDIVAAIESAGYEVTDTTTGRHSGSRSEDSEESIWTNTRAIKTWISGGFVALGLLFEFFLVGQNAEVATVVSRELFVADVLFLVAIAVGGQEILRNGYYSARNLNLDIDFLMSVAIVGALVASLAFGEALYFEAATLAFLFSVAELLERYSMDRARNSLQELMDLSPDEATVKRDGEEVTVPVDDVVVGDVVVVKPGEKIPMDGEVTDGESAVNQAPITGESVPVDKTTGDEVYAGTINEEGYLEVQVTSEASDNTLSRIVEMVEDAQSNKTEREQFVERFSAYYTPVVVGVAILVTLGSPYVLGTSWSTAVVYGLTLLVLACPCAFVISTPVSVVSGITSAAKNGVLIKGGNHLEAMGAVDVVAFDKTGTLTKGELAVTDVVPLNGNNEEDVLNCARGLEQRSEHPIGEAIVAEATNAGVEGREIDQFESITGKGVRATLDGKPHFAGKPGLFEELGFDLSHVHATTDGGVVTQAARQLCDRHNCLDLLEDAVPKLQSEGKTVILVGTEDELEGIIAVADEIRPQAKRTIARLKDLGVKRTVMLTGDNERTAQAIAKQVGVDEFRAELLPDEKVSAIDEFVEEYDGVAMVGDGINDAPALATATVGVAMGAAGTDTALETADIALMADDLSKLPYLYELANDANSVIRQNIWASLGVKAALAVGVPFGLVPIWLAVLAGDAGMTVGVTGNAMRLSRIQPENTDEQLAETPQR from the coding sequence ATGACCTCTCCGCATCGTGAGCCAGACGAACCAGGAGATTCACAGTCGCATGATCACAATCACGACCATGACCACGATCACGATCACGGACCGACGGAGCCGACGTCAGAATCGATGGATCGAGGAGATGTCGCGCAGTTCTCTGTACCGGAGATGGACTGCCCCTCCTGCGCGGGAAAGGTCGAAAACAGCGTCCGCAAACTCGACGGAATCAACGGCGTCGACCCGGCGGTTACGACCGGGACGCTCACCGTCTCCTACGACCCCGAGCAGACGACACCAGCGTCAATCAGCGGCCGCATAGAAAAGGCGGGCTACCGCGTGGAAGACGACGGGGAAATCACAGCGAAGTTCACCGTGCCGGAGATGGACTGCCCCTCCTGCGCGGGGAAGATCGAAAACGCCCTCGAACGCGTCGACGGCGTGTCGACGTACGCTACTCAACCTACCACGGGGAAGGTGACCATCACATACGACGAGTCCGCTACCAGCGAGTCGGACATCGTCGCCGCCATCGAGAGTGCTGGCTACGAGGTGACTGACACGACGACGGGGAGACACTCAGGTTCCAGAAGCGAGGACTCCGAAGAGAGCATCTGGACGAACACCCGCGCGATTAAGACATGGATCAGCGGTGGATTCGTCGCGCTCGGATTGTTGTTCGAGTTCTTTCTCGTCGGACAGAACGCCGAAGTGGCGACCGTCGTCAGTCGGGAATTGTTCGTCGCCGACGTCCTCTTCTTGGTGGCTATCGCAGTCGGTGGCCAAGAGATACTCCGAAACGGGTACTACTCGGCCCGAAACCTGAACCTCGACATCGACTTCCTGATGTCCGTCGCTATCGTCGGCGCACTGGTCGCTAGTCTCGCGTTCGGCGAAGCGCTGTACTTCGAGGCTGCGACCCTCGCGTTCCTCTTCAGCGTCGCCGAATTGCTCGAACGCTACTCGATGGACCGCGCCCGCAACTCGCTGCAGGAGTTGATGGATCTCTCGCCCGACGAGGCGACCGTCAAACGTGACGGCGAGGAGGTGACCGTCCCCGTCGACGACGTCGTTGTCGGCGACGTCGTGGTGGTCAAACCCGGTGAGAAGATACCGATGGACGGCGAAGTCACTGACGGGGAGAGCGCGGTCAATCAAGCGCCCATCACCGGCGAGAGCGTCCCCGTCGACAAGACGACCGGGGACGAGGTGTACGCCGGGACGATCAACGAGGAGGGCTACCTCGAGGTTCAGGTCACCTCCGAAGCGAGCGACAACACGCTCTCGCGAATCGTCGAGATGGTCGAGGACGCTCAGTCCAACAAGACCGAACGTGAACAGTTCGTCGAACGGTTCTCGGCGTACTACACACCGGTCGTCGTTGGAGTTGCCATCCTCGTCACACTCGGCAGTCCGTACGTTCTCGGCACGTCGTGGTCGACCGCAGTCGTCTACGGTCTCACGCTCTTGGTTCTCGCGTGTCCGTGTGCGTTCGTCATCTCCACGCCTGTCTCCGTCGTTTCGGGTATCACGAGTGCCGCGAAGAACGGCGTCCTCATCAAGGGCGGAAACCATCTCGAAGCGATGGGCGCTGTCGACGTCGTCGCCTTCGACAAAACGGGCACGCTCACCAAGGGTGAACTCGCTGTGACAGACGTCGTCCCTCTGAACGGGAACAACGAGGAAGACGTACTGAACTGCGCGCGCGGCCTCGAACAGCGGAGCGAACACCCTATCGGCGAAGCCATCGTCGCAGAAGCGACCAACGCTGGCGTCGAAGGGCGCGAGATAGACCAGTTCGAGAGCATCACCGGCAAGGGCGTCCGTGCGACGCTCGACGGTAAGCCACACTTCGCCGGGAAGCCCGGTCTCTTCGAGGAACTCGGATTTGACCTCTCGCACGTCCACGCGACGACCGACGGCGGTGTGGTCACCCAGGCCGCCCGTCAACTCTGCGACCGTCACAACTGCCTCGACCTACTCGAAGACGCCGTCCCGAAACTCCAATCCGAGGGGAAGACCGTCATCCTCGTCGGAACGGAGGACGAACTGGAGGGCATCATCGCCGTCGCGGACGAAATCCGACCGCAGGCAAAACGGACTATCGCTCGGTTGAAGGACCTCGGCGTCAAGCGCACCGTGATGCTCACGGGGGACAACGAGCGAACCGCACAGGCAATCGCCAAACAGGTCGGTGTCGACGAATTCCGCGCCGAACTGCTCCCGGACGAGAAGGTGTCAGCAATAGACGAATTCGTCGAGGAGTACGACGGCGTCGCGATGGTCGGTGACGGCATCAACGACGCACCCGCGCTCGCGACGGCCACTGTCGGCGTCGCAATGGGCGCTGCCGGTACTGATACCGCGCTCGAAACCGCTGACATCGCGCTCATGGCGGACGACCTCTCGAAACTCCCGTACCTGTACGAACTCGCAAACGACGCGAACAGCGTCATCCGACAGAACATCTGGGCAAGTCTCGGAGTCAAGGCGGCGCTCGCCGTTGGGGTCCCGTTCGGTCTCGTTCCCATCTGGCTGGCCGTCCTCGCGGGCGACGCGGGGATGACCGTCGGCGTGACTGGGAACGCCATGCGCCTTTCTCGCATCCAGCCGGAGAACACGGACGAGCAATTGGCCGAGACGCCTCAACGATAG
- a CDS encoding iron transporter — protein sequence MYGTATKNGLGVGLMYSYPHRFWNLTGTRKEKVVVQSDDSLHLMASVWDAKSDTILPIDLSVTIEDSDGKVTNTNLWPMISPNMGFHYGDNVALNGEGNYRATISAGPLQTERTGALDGRFTKSQSVTVGFTFDTSETYNLPIRRLGEKAGTKGTVELMDMKSVPSPRVPPREELPGQSIGEVTSDDVSFLISLVDGDSRFSKNGQPTLLVSPRTPYNRIMLPRMALTGSVNRKQTTILKRKLRATIDPEIGCYYRAPVEELQASDSVVIETVTPPQLARHDGYETAFLDMPPAKCTVGSVAR from the coding sequence ATGTACGGTACAGCCACGAAAAACGGGTTGGGGGTCGGCCTCATGTACTCGTATCCGCACCGATTCTGGAATCTCACCGGAACCAGGAAGGAGAAAGTGGTTGTTCAGTCCGACGACTCGCTTCACCTGATGGCAAGCGTTTGGGATGCAAAGAGCGATACGATCCTTCCAATCGATCTCTCTGTGACGATCGAAGATAGCGACGGTAAAGTAACGAATACCAATCTATGGCCTATGATCTCCCCTAATATGGGCTTTCACTACGGCGACAACGTCGCACTAAACGGAGAGGGGAACTACCGAGCCACAATCAGCGCGGGGCCACTTCAAACGGAGCGGACAGGTGCACTTGATGGGCGGTTCACGAAATCTCAGTCAGTAACAGTTGGCTTTACGTTTGACACGAGCGAAACCTACAACCTCCCGATTCGGCGGTTGGGGGAGAAAGCGGGTACGAAAGGAACGGTGGAGTTGATGGATATGAAATCCGTTCCATCACCTCGCGTCCCCCCGAGAGAAGAACTTCCGGGACAGTCGATCGGGGAAGTAACTTCAGACGACGTGTCTTTTCTCATCAGCCTGGTAGACGGAGACTCTCGATTCAGCAAGAACGGCCAGCCTACGCTACTCGTCTCTCCACGAACACCGTACAATCGTATCATGCTTCCTCGAATGGCACTCACGGGGTCCGTGAACCGAAAACAGACGACCATTCTGAAGCGGAAACTTCGAGCAACTATCGATCCCGAGATCGGATGCTACTATCGTGCTCCCGTCGAGGAGTTACAAGCCAGCGATTCGGTCGTGATCGAGACGGTGACCCCTCCGCAACTCGCCCGTCACGACGGGTACGAGACCGCGTTTCTCGACATGCCTCCAGCGAAATGTACCGTCGGTTCGGTAGCCCGGTGA